Proteins encoded together in one Salmo trutta chromosome 3, fSalTru1.1, whole genome shotgun sequence window:
- the LOC115165503 gene encoding sialic acid-binding Ig-like lectin 5, translated as MEGPRPVLRDTATGEEPKEVDYDSINYSLLKKTPEEAEKTTNTESDYAEIKQEKKNEGEGNGVMEAEEEVEGEEGEEMMRKNEKATTTDSITLDHRLQSSKDNRREGTMCSQEGYKQRVSLLETDLTKKNCSVIINDIRENDTGEYQFRLLNAYTYPKKVKITVKALTQKPSVLTPPLTEGEPATLTCTAPGICSGTPPKITWTWRGTGDNITELRDNTTIQMREDLTNVTTTHFSTLTFTPSAEHHNMMVTCQVTFQKTYTIEETVTLNVSYVKDPQITGNKMVKEDGTLDLTCSVDSYPPSDITWSKNGTSAPLQNYTENATLTISNVTREHAGEYVCTVHHHNRTMTASTIVTVMYLPVILPGSGCVDQAEVMTCVCVSQGVPLPLIEWPLLELNTENTTSVLGSSVNSTLSLLVGNHNNITVECVSRNVVGVVREKLQVTRNKSQEKQEDKEWEDIIAMLSDLKLITAFVIGAALSATICCIFLCLTGKCKRQKKTIPKDSKNPLMNLEMVACEDQQTDAGQAVRGEQTPLQLELRGGAENGGPQTSGAAGKFDTREDPNEVDYASINYSLLKKKTPEEAEKKTTTTESEYAKIKRENKKEGDEDGGEGSGVMMGKDEEKENGKPAAETDENTALYSNVKAIMGGGE; from the exons ATGGAGGGCCCTAGACCAGTGCTGCGGGACACTGCCACAGGGGAAGAACCAAAAGAAGTGGACTATGACAGCATCAACTACTCCCTGCTGAAGAAGACTCCTGAGGAGGCAGAGAAGACCACTAACACAGAGTCAGACTACGCTGAAATCAAACAAGAGAAGAAGAATGAGGGGGAGGGCAATGGCGTGATGGAGGCGGAAGAAGAGGTGGaaggggaggaaggggaagagatGATGAGGAAGAACGA GAAAGCAACAACCACGGACAGCATCACCCTGGACCATCGCCTTCAGTCCAGCAAAGATAACAGGAGAGAAGGGACTATGTGCT CTCAGGAGGGTTATAAACAGAGAGTGTCTCTACTGGAGACTGATTTGACAAAGAAGAACTGTAGTGTGATCATCAACGACATCAGAGAGAATGACACTGGAGAGTATCAATTCAGACTGCTAAATGCATATACATACCCCAAGAAAGTGAAAATCACAGTGAAAG CTCTGACCCAGAAGCCCTCAGTGTTGACTCCTCCTCTGACAGAGGGAGAACCAGCTACTCTGACTTGCACTGCCCCAGGGATCTGCTCTGGAACTCCTCCTAAAATAACATGGacatggagagggacaggagacaaCATCACTGAGCTTCGAGACAACACCACCATACAGATGAGAGAGGACCTGACCAATGTGACAACAACCCACTTCTCAACTTTGACCTTTACCCCCTCAGCTGAGCACCACAACATGATGGTTACGTGTCAAGTAACCTTCCAGAAAACATATACAATTGAAGAGACAGTAACTTTGAATGTGTCAT ATGTGAAAGACCCCCAAATAACTGGAAATAAAATGGTGAAGGAGGATGGTACCCTGGATCTGACCTGCAGTGTTGACAGTTACCCTCCATCTGACATCACTTGGAGTAAGAATGGGACAAGTGCCCCACTTCAGAATTACACTGAAAATGCCACTCTCACCATCTCCAATGTGACAAGAGAACATGCTGGGGAGTATGTGTGTACAGTTCATCAccacaacaggacaatgacagcTTCCACCATTGTCACTGTGATGT ACCTTCCTGTGATTCTTCCTGGCTCTGGGTGTGTGGACCAGGCAGAGGtcatgacctgtgtgtgtgtcagtcaggggGTTCCCTTACCCCTCATAGAGTGGCCACTGCTGGAGCTCAACACAGAGAACACTACGTCAGTGTTGGGTTCCTCAGTGAACAGCACCCTGAGCCTGCTTGTTGGAAACCACAACAACATCACTGTGGAGTGTGTCAGCAGAAATGTGGTGGGTGTAGTGAGAGAGAAGTTGCAGGTAACCCGAAATAAGAGCCAAGAAAAGCAAGAAG ATAAGGAATGGGAAGACATTATAGCTATGCTGTCGGACCTAAAACTGATTACTGCATTTGTGATTGGTGCAGCCCTCTCAGCCACCATCTGTTGTATCTTCCTGTGTTTGACAGGGAAATGTAAAAG ACAAAAAAAGACGATCCCAAAGGACTCCAAAAACCCTTTAATGAACCTGGAGATGGTGGCATGTGAAGACCAACAG ACGGATGCAGGACAGGCTGTGAGGGGCGAACAGACCCCTCTGCAGTTGGAGCTGAGAGGGGGAGCAGAAAACGGAGGGCCCCAGACCAGTGGAGCTGCAGGAAAATTTGACACAAGGGAAGATCCAAATGAAGTGGACTACGCCAGTATCAACTACTCCCTGCTGAAGAAGAAGACTCCTGAGGAGGCAGAGAAGAAGACCACCACAACAGAGTCAGAGTACGCCAAAATCAAACGAGAGAATAAGAAAGAAGGGGatgaagatggaggagaggggagtggtGTGATGATGGGGAAGGATGAGGAGAAAGAGAACGGTAAGCCGGCAGCAGAGACAGATGAGAATACAGCGCTTTACTCCAATGTCAAGGCTATAATGGGTGGTGGTGAGTGA